In Lutra lutra chromosome 6, mLutLut1.2, whole genome shotgun sequence, the following are encoded in one genomic region:
- the FOXQ1 gene encoding forkhead box protein Q1, producing MKLEVFDPRAAHGDKPVSDLEGAGGSNAPSPLSAAGDDSLGSDGDCAANSPAAGDGAAELAGGGEPSPGGGPGEEEEGRAVAAAAAGHAEACAVGPGAGSAVGSEGARSKPYTRRPKPPYSYIALIAMAIRDSAGGRLTLAEINEYLMGKFPFFRGSYTGWRNSVRHNLSLNDCFVKVLRDPSRPWGKDNYWMLNPNSEYTFADGVFRRRRKRLSHRAAAPAPGLRPEEAAAHPPASPPPPAPAAPASPLARPPARQEGRSSPAGKFSSSFAIDSILSKPFRSRRDGEAVPGARLPWGASPCPPLPTYPALLPGASGGALLPLCAYGTSEPALLAARGTDAQPAVPPAAPHLLLAPLSSSAPAKPFRGPVAGGGVHLYCPLRLPAALQASSVCGPGTHLPYPVETLLA from the coding sequence ATGAAGTTGGAGGTGTTTGACCCCCGCGCGGCCCACGGGGACAAGCCGGTTAGTGATCTGGAGGGTGCAGGCGGCAGCAACGCGCCATCTCCGCTGTCGGCAGCTGGCGACGACTCCTTGGGCTCGGACGGGGACTGTGCGGCCAACAGCCCCGCGGCAGGCGACGGCGCCGCGGAGCTAGCGGGCGGCGGCGAGCCAAGCCCAGGCGGGGGGCCgggcgaggaggaggagggccgggcggtggcggcggcggcggcggggcacGCGGAGGCCTGCGCGGTGGGGCCGGGTGCGGGGAGCGCGGTGGGCAGCGAGGGCGCGCGCAGCAAGCCCTACACTCGGCGGCCCAAGCCCCCGTACTCGTACATCGCGCTCATCGCCATGGCTATCCGCGACTCGGCGGGCGGGCGCCTGACGCTGGCCGAGATCAACGAGTACCTCATGGGCAAGTTCCCCTTCTTCCGCGGCAGCTACACGGGCTGGCGCAACTCGGTGCGCCACAACCTCTCGCTCAACGACTGCTTCGTCAAGGTGCTGCGCGACCCCTCGCGGCCCTGGGGCAAGGACAACTACTGGATGCTCAACCCGAACAGCGAGTACACCTTCGCCGACGGGGTCTTCCGCCGCCGCCGCAAGCGCCTCAGCCACCGGGCGGCGGCCCCCGCACCGGGGCTTCGGCCCGAGGAGGCCGCGGCCCACCCCCCCGCCTCACCCCCGCCGCCCGCACCCGCCGCCCCGGCTTCTCCCCTCGCGCGCCCGCCTGCCCGCCAGGAGGGGCGCTCCAGCCCGGCGGGCAAGTTCTCCAGTTCCTTCGCCATAGACAGCATCCTCAGCAAACCGTTCCGCAGCCGCCGCGACGGGGAAGCGGTCCCCGGGGCGCGCCTGCCGTGGGGCGCCTCGCCCTGCCCGCCGCTGCCCACATATCCCGCGCTACTCCCCGGCGCCTCTGGAGGGGCCCTGCTGCCGCTGTGCGCATATGGGACGTCCGAGCCGGCGTTGCTGGCCGCGCGCGGAACCGACGCGCAGCCCGCGGTGCCACCCGCCGCACCTCACCTCCTGCTCGCGCCCCTCTCCTCCTCGGCCCCAGCCAAGCCTTTTCGAGGCCCGGTGGCCGGCGGCGGCGTGCACCTGTACTGCCCCCTGCGGCTGCCCGCGGCCCTGCAGGCGTCCTCGGTCTGTGGCCCCGGCACGCACCTGCCTTACCCAGTGGAGACGCTCCTGGCCTGA